From Ptiloglossa arizonensis isolate GNS036 chromosome 10, iyPtiAriz1_principal, whole genome shotgun sequence, the proteins below share one genomic window:
- the Rbcn-3b gene encoding WD repeat-containing protein Rbcn-3B isoform X8 translates to MTAGTSLVVPIVLWGRIAPTHCISCIYLSRDQKTLVTGCYDGRICLWQVDPETLNMTPRCLLVGHTAPILCLSRASVIMEQNYIVSSSESGEMCTWDLVDGKCRETAKLSNVHTQMLPYVSAGGEDVRLFCSGYYPEVLVMDPFSLEVLFTLSSRVNPDWISALHVLRLAKREGRFYVHTNDVVLALTTTGTVKVWTLVGYENRDSEPLYENESIQIRCLNALAMTCCPYNQRTVLIVCSKDWQIYDASDFSFLCSNSAPYGERWMAGDFLAADRVILWSDKGHGYLYKLPANKLKGKALSSSVADNKSFHTACAECNEPFLYCTLTQPGDKTLSCPPAMRLVTVQRRGVTLKYLLRGDSEGVVVLWTVPEVTTQQLSQICYNDNPTSISLSPVVKISLTAAWEQMKPSPVGILDQLNSGDGHGIKLTASIYLPQQSRLVVGREDGSIIIVPATQTVMLQLLHGNHHRYNGPHQVLLGHSGRVNCLLYPYGAAPRYDRVHLVSGSVDFAVCLWDLYAGTLIHRFCVHAGEITQLMVPPDNCSPRIQKCVCSVASDHSVTLLSLAERKCVVLASRHLFPVVTIKWRSLDDFMIVGCSDGAVYVWQMETGHLDRVLHGIIAEEVLDACDENTIAAAGGSAAGGELGLANPAVHFFRGLRHRNLSAIRHATQRGLHQLQQLHGGQGPDHGSQIKAKDAPLMIQGFRSNPKDPESHILFFDIEALIVQLLSDEYGAMSPGSLEAHGLISTSEYQKVAALTQSASPDAHKIISGDNWNNSDGAKNNLKRNGAFSEPNATMEVAQLILSLLHAWDMDPDLDRVCEGKLGLLRPIVPVSFGVLSKRGYMSLLLPTWQTQLEPVDEQGLPVDLVIRERLTRVFTARAHWELSTTLTSNHLLAVVALANTLMSMNNATFVPEQERNRKLHRPGNRSAVNWNKAEEENEEMYTVQQAQIKQGWSLLATLHCVLLPDKVAAQGGAETFKRPQVEMMARRWQHQCLEIREAAQALLLAELGRMGPKGRKALVDSWSQYLPMYNTQEPTAPQVQNQSPPASSSPVPPSESHQEEEDEEEELAEEINIARKPSSAEGLQRKQRTAVVLLGVIGAEFGQDITTMNQKRDNEQRRKSSIVEGFGIGNNNLARHTSMALTHLLHPPDSPKSHAPDSPKLHAPDSPKLHTALRRAAIDLIGRGFTVWEPYLDVSKVLLGLLEMCCDADKLVPSMTYGLPLSPQADTCRTARHALTLIATARPAAFITTMAREVARYNTLQQNAQTLNVNLGASVLARAKPEILRIVEQLIDKMQSEMSDLLVEVMDIILHCLDPGHLKTKPLNDVFPAVCRFNQVSHCPATRRIAVGSRSGQLALYELRGNVKCQTVPAHIAPVTALAFSPEGKFLVSYCCAENKLSFWQQTNSGMFGLGNSQTRCVKSYSTAPINDVARLNPMRLARLIWINNRTVTLMLADGSETRFNV, encoded by the exons ATGACAGCGGGTACGAGCCTGGTAGTACCCATAGTGCTATGGGGTCGTATAGCTCCAACTCATTGCAtttcttgtatttatttatctcgAGATCAAAAAACTTTGGTAACAGGATGTTATGATGGGCGAATATGTTTGTGGCAAGTGGATCCTGAAACATTGAAT ATGACTCCAAGATGTTTACTTGTTGGCCACACTGCTCCAATACTATGCCTAAGCCGAGCAAGTGTCATTATGGAACAGAATTATATTGTCAGCAGCAGTGAAAGCGGAGAAATGTGTACTTGGGATTTAGTTGATGGAAAGTGCAGAGAAACTGCGAAACTTAGCAATGTTCATACACAGATGTTGCCTTACGTCTCTGCTGGTGGAGAAGATGTCAGACTTTTTTGTTCCGG gTATTATCCTGAGGTTCTAGTGATGGACCCTTTCAGCTTGGAAGTTTTGTTCACCTTAAGTTCACGCGTTAATCCTGATTGGATCAGTGCTTTGCACGTTTTGCGGCTGGCCAAACGGGAAGGTCGGTTCTACGTGCACACAA ATGATGTCGTATTGGCCTTAACAACAACTGGCACAGTCAAGGTGTGGACTCTTGTTGGATATGAGAATCGTGACAGTGAACCCCTTTATGAAAACGAAAGCATACAGATACGATGTCTAAATGCACTTGCAATGACCTGTTGTCCATATAATCAGAGAACTGTGTTAATTGTGTGTTCCAAAGATTGGCAG ATATACGATGCCAGTGACTTTTCTTTCCTGTGTTCAAATTCTGCACCTTATGGGGAACGCTGGATGGCTGGAGACTTTCTAGCTGCAGACAGGGTCATTCTATGGAGTGACAAAGGTCATGGTTATCTCTATAAATTACCAGCTAA CAAGCTGAAGGGCAAGGCTCTCAGCAG TAGCGTTGCAGACAATAAAAGTTTTCATACTGCGTGTGCTGAATGTAACGAACCTTTCCTATACTGCACTTTGACACAGCCTGGAGACAAG ACTCTGTCATGCCCACCAGCAATGCGGTTAGTCACAGTTCAACGGCGGGGTGTAAcgctaaaatatttattacgtgGTGATAGTGAAGGTGTTGTTGTTCTTTGGACCGTACCAGAAGTAACAACTCAACAACTATCTCAAATATGTTACAATGATAACCCAACATCTATCTCATTGTCACCAGTAGTGAAAATAAGTCTTACAGCTGCTTGGGAACAAATGAAACCATCACCAGTTGGAATATTAGATCAGTTAAACAGTGGAGATGGGCATGGTATAAAGTTAACGGCTAGTATATATTTACCACAACAGAGTCGCCTAGTTGTCGGTCGTGAAGACGGTAGTATTATCATTGTTCCTGCAACACAAACAGTCATGCTTCAATTACTTCACGGCAATCATCATCGATATAATG GTCCACACCAAGTACTTTTGGGTCATTCTGGACGAGTAAATTGTCTTTTGTACCCATATGGAGCGGCACCGCGTTATGACCGGGTACATCTTGTTTCTGGTTCTGTCGATTTTGCTGTTTGCTTATGGGATTTATATGCCGGTACGCTAATCCATAGATTCTGTGTCCATGCGGGCGAAATCACACAATTGATGGTGCCACCTGATAATTGCAGT CCTAGAATACAAAAGTGTGTTTGTAGCGTTGCATCAGATCACAGTGTTACTTTATTATCGTTAGCAGAAAGAAAGTGTGTTGTTCTTGCTTCGCGACACCTATTTCCAGTTGTCACGATAAAGTGGAGATCATTGGATGACTTTATGATAGTTGGATGTTCAGATGGAGCTGTATATGTATGGCAAATGGAAACTGGCCACCTAGATCGTGTTTTGCATG gTATTATTGCAGAGGAGGTACTGGACGCGTGTGACGAAAACACTATAGCTGCGGCTGGAGGATCGGCCGCGGGTGGTGAACTAGGCTTAGCTAATCCTGCTGTGCATTTTTTTAG AGGTTTAAGGCACAGAAATCTCTCTGCTATAAGACATGCAACGCAAAGAGGGTTACATCAACTACAACAACTTCATGGTGGACAAGGACCAGATCATGGAAGTCAAATAAAAGCAAAAGACGCTCCTTTAATGATTCAAGGCTTTAGAAGTAATCCTAAAGATCCAGAAAGTCacattttattttttgataTAGAAGCATTAATAG tACAATTACTTAGTGACGAATATGGAGCGATGTCACCAGGTTCTTTGGAGGCACACGGTCTAATTTCAACCTCTGAGTATCAAAAAGTTGCAGCACTTACGCAGTCTGCTAGTCCAGATGCACATAAAATAATTTCAG gTGATAACTGGAATAATAGTGATGGTGcgaaaaacaatttaaaacgaaatgGAGCTTTTAGCGAACCAAATGCAACTATGGAGGTTGCTCAACTTATATTGAGCCTATTACATGCTTGGGACATGGACCCAGACTTGGATCGTGTTTGTGAAGGAAAGCTGGGTTTACTAAGGCCCATAGTTCCTGTTTCATTTGGAGTATTGTCTAAAAgag GTTACATGTCATTACTATTACCAACTTGGCAAACGCAATTGGAACCAGTCGACGAACAAGGTTTACCAGTTGATTTAGTCATACGAGAAAGGCTTACCAGAGTATTTACGGCAAGAGCACACTGGGAGCTGTCTACCACATTAACCAGTAATCATTTATTGGCAGTAGTCGCTTTAGCGAATACATTAATGTCAATGAATAATGCAACATTTGTACCTGAACAAGAACGAAATCGAAAATTACATAG GCCGGGTAATAGATCGGCAGTAAATTGGAACAAAgcagaagaagaaaacgaagaaatgtatACAGTGCAACAGGCACAGATTAAACAAGGTTGGTCCCTTTTAGCAACATTACATTGCGTCCTTCTACCTGACAAAGTTGCTGCACAAGGTGGAGCAGAAACATTTAAACGGCCTCAAGTCGAAATGATGGCACGAAGGTGGCAACATCAATGTCTTGAG ATTCGCGAAGCCGCTCAAGCTTTATTACTCGCTGAACTAGGTAGAATGGGTCCAAAAGGAAGGAAAGCGCTTGTAGATAGTTGGTCGCAATATCTACCAATGTATAATACTCAAGAGCCTACTGCACCACAAGTACAGAACCAAAGCCCTCCAGCTTCTAGTAGTCCAGTTCCTCCATCTGAATCAcatcaagaagaagaagatgaagaggaAGAATTAGCAGAAG AAATAAACATAGCTAGAAAACCATCGAGCGCAGAAGGATTGCAACGAAAACAAAGGACAGCAGTTGTATTATTGGGTGTAATAGGAGCTGAATTTGGTCAAGATATTACTACGATGAATCAGAAAAGGGATAATGAACAAAGACGAAAGAGTTCGATCGTAGAAGGTTTTGGAATAGGAAATAATAATCTTGCTAGGCACACTAGTATGGCGCTCACGCATTTATTACACCCACCAGACTCTCCAAAATCACATGCACCAGATTCTCCAAAATTACATGCACCAGACTCTCCAAAATTACATACAGCATTACGAAGAGCGGCAATCGATCTCATTGGTAGAGGTTTCACTGTTTGGGAACCGTACCTTGACGTATCAAAA GTATTATTGGGACTATTGGAAATGTGTTGCGATGCTGATAAATTAGTACCAAGCATGACATATGGCCTTCCGCTTTCACCTCAAGCTGATACATGTCGTACAGCACGCCACGCTTTAACTCTAATAGCTACTGCCAGACCTGCGGCATTCATTACTACGATGGCGCGAGAAGTGGCTAGATATAATACATTGCAACAAAATGCGCAAACACTAAATGTAAATTTAGGTGCAAGCGTTCTAGCTAGGGCAAAACCAGAAATACTCAGAATTGTTGAACAGTTAATCGATAAAATGCAGAGTGAAATGAGTGATCTTTTAGTTGAG GTCATGGATATCATTTTACATTGTCTGGACCCAGGTCATCTGAAAACTAAGCCATTAAACGACGTATTTCCAGCAGTATGTAGATTTAATCAA GTAAGTCATTGTCCTGCAACTCGCAGAATAGCAGTAGGTAGTCGTAGCGGTCAACTCGCTCTTTATGAATTGCGAGGGAACGTTAAGTGTCAGACTGTACCTGCGCATATCGCACCTGTGACCGCACTAGCATTTTCACCCGAAGGCAAGTTCCTGGTTAGCTATTGTTGCGCGGAAAATAAATTGTCTTTCTGGCAG CAAACAAATAGCGGTATGTTCGGCCTAGGAAATTCACAGACACGCTGTGTCAAATCGTACAGTACTGCGCCCATTAACGATGTGGCGCGATTGAACCCTATGCGATTAGCTCGATTGATATGGATAAATAATCGAACGGTTACGTTAATGCTTGCTGATGGATCTGAAACACGGTTCAACGTATAA
- the Rbcn-3b gene encoding WD repeat-containing protein Rbcn-3B isoform X5, with protein MTAGTSLVVPIVLWGRIAPTHCISCIYLSRDQKTLVTGCYDGRICLWQVDPETLNMTPRCLLVGHTAPILCLSRASVIMEQNYIVSSSESGEMCTWDLVDGKCRETAKLSNVHTQMLPYVSAGGEDVRLFCSGYYPEVLVMDPFSLEVLFTLSSRVNPDWISALHVLRLAKREGRFYVHTNDVVLALTTTGTVKVWTLVGYENRDSEPLYENESIQIRCLNALAMTCCPYNQRTVLIVCSKDWQIYDASDFSFLCSNSAPYGERWMAGDFLAADRVILWSDKGHGYLYKLPANSVADNKSFHTACAECNEPFLYCTLTQPGDKTLSCPPAMRLVTVQRRGVTLKYLLRGDSEGVVVLWTVPEVTTQQLSQICYNDNPTSISLSPVVKISLTAAWEQMKPSPVGILDQLNSGDGHGIKLTASIYLPQQSRLVVGREDGSIIIVPATQTVMLQLLHGNHHRYNGPHQVLLGHSGRVNCLLYPYGAAPRYDRVHLVSGSVDFAVCLWDLYAGTLIHRFCVHAGEITQLMVPPDNCSPRIQKCVCSVASDHSVTLLSLAERKCVVLASRHLFPVVTIKWRSLDDFMIVGCSDGAVYVWQMETGHLDRVLHGIIAEEVLDACDENTIAAAGGSAAGGELGLANPAVHFFRGLRHRNLSAIRHATQRGLHQLQQLHGGQGPDHGSQIKAKDAPLMIQGFRSNPKDPESHILFFDIEALIVQLLSDEYGAMSPGSLEAHGLISTSEYQKVAALTQSASPDAHKIISDFFGRVKDKAGDVERILKDKDRHGILAKMKEGAENVHTKIQAKVESVGLKPSTLDGKGDNWNNSDGAKNNLKRNGAFSEPNATMEVAQLILSLLHAWDMDPDLDRVCEGKLGLLRPIVPVSFGVLSKRGYMSLLLPTWQTQLEPVDEQGLPVDLVIRERLTRVFTARAHWELSTTLTSNHLLAVVALANTLMSMNNATFVPEQERNRKLHRPGNRSAVNWNKAEEENEEMYTVQQAQIKQGWSLLATLHCVLLPDKVAAQGGAETFKRPQVEMMARRWQHQCLEIREAAQALLLAELGRMGPKGRKALVDSWSQYLPMYNTQEPTAPQVQNQSPPASSSPVPPSESHQEEEDEEEELAEEINIARKPSSAEGLQRKQRTAVVLLGVIGAEFGQDITTMNQKRDNEQRRKSSIVEGFGIGNNNLARHTSMALTHLLHPPDSPKSHAPDSPKLHAPDSPKLHTALRRAAIDLIGRGFTVWEPYLDVSKVLLGLLEMCCDADKLVPSMTYGLPLSPQADTCRTARHALTLIATARPAAFITTMAREVARYNTLQQNAQTLNVNLGASVLARAKPEILRIVEQLIDKMQSEMSDLLVEVMDIILHCLDPGHLKTKPLNDVFPAVCRFNQVSHCPATRRIAVGSRSGQLALYELRGNVKCQTVPAHIAPVTALAFSPEGKFLVSYCCAENKLSFWQQTNSGMFGLGNSQTRCVKSYSTAPINDVARLNPMRLARLIWINNRTVTLMLADGSETRFNV; from the exons ATGACAGCGGGTACGAGCCTGGTAGTACCCATAGTGCTATGGGGTCGTATAGCTCCAACTCATTGCAtttcttgtatttatttatctcgAGATCAAAAAACTTTGGTAACAGGATGTTATGATGGGCGAATATGTTTGTGGCAAGTGGATCCTGAAACATTGAAT ATGACTCCAAGATGTTTACTTGTTGGCCACACTGCTCCAATACTATGCCTAAGCCGAGCAAGTGTCATTATGGAACAGAATTATATTGTCAGCAGCAGTGAAAGCGGAGAAATGTGTACTTGGGATTTAGTTGATGGAAAGTGCAGAGAAACTGCGAAACTTAGCAATGTTCATACACAGATGTTGCCTTACGTCTCTGCTGGTGGAGAAGATGTCAGACTTTTTTGTTCCGG gTATTATCCTGAGGTTCTAGTGATGGACCCTTTCAGCTTGGAAGTTTTGTTCACCTTAAGTTCACGCGTTAATCCTGATTGGATCAGTGCTTTGCACGTTTTGCGGCTGGCCAAACGGGAAGGTCGGTTCTACGTGCACACAA ATGATGTCGTATTGGCCTTAACAACAACTGGCACAGTCAAGGTGTGGACTCTTGTTGGATATGAGAATCGTGACAGTGAACCCCTTTATGAAAACGAAAGCATACAGATACGATGTCTAAATGCACTTGCAATGACCTGTTGTCCATATAATCAGAGAACTGTGTTAATTGTGTGTTCCAAAGATTGGCAG ATATACGATGCCAGTGACTTTTCTTTCCTGTGTTCAAATTCTGCACCTTATGGGGAACGCTGGATGGCTGGAGACTTTCTAGCTGCAGACAGGGTCATTCTATGGAGTGACAAAGGTCATGGTTATCTCTATAAATTACCAGCTAA TAGCGTTGCAGACAATAAAAGTTTTCATACTGCGTGTGCTGAATGTAACGAACCTTTCCTATACTGCACTTTGACACAGCCTGGAGACAAG ACTCTGTCATGCCCACCAGCAATGCGGTTAGTCACAGTTCAACGGCGGGGTGTAAcgctaaaatatttattacgtgGTGATAGTGAAGGTGTTGTTGTTCTTTGGACCGTACCAGAAGTAACAACTCAACAACTATCTCAAATATGTTACAATGATAACCCAACATCTATCTCATTGTCACCAGTAGTGAAAATAAGTCTTACAGCTGCTTGGGAACAAATGAAACCATCACCAGTTGGAATATTAGATCAGTTAAACAGTGGAGATGGGCATGGTATAAAGTTAACGGCTAGTATATATTTACCACAACAGAGTCGCCTAGTTGTCGGTCGTGAAGACGGTAGTATTATCATTGTTCCTGCAACACAAACAGTCATGCTTCAATTACTTCACGGCAATCATCATCGATATAATG GTCCACACCAAGTACTTTTGGGTCATTCTGGACGAGTAAATTGTCTTTTGTACCCATATGGAGCGGCACCGCGTTATGACCGGGTACATCTTGTTTCTGGTTCTGTCGATTTTGCTGTTTGCTTATGGGATTTATATGCCGGTACGCTAATCCATAGATTCTGTGTCCATGCGGGCGAAATCACACAATTGATGGTGCCACCTGATAATTGCAGT CCTAGAATACAAAAGTGTGTTTGTAGCGTTGCATCAGATCACAGTGTTACTTTATTATCGTTAGCAGAAAGAAAGTGTGTTGTTCTTGCTTCGCGACACCTATTTCCAGTTGTCACGATAAAGTGGAGATCATTGGATGACTTTATGATAGTTGGATGTTCAGATGGAGCTGTATATGTATGGCAAATGGAAACTGGCCACCTAGATCGTGTTTTGCATG gTATTATTGCAGAGGAGGTACTGGACGCGTGTGACGAAAACACTATAGCTGCGGCTGGAGGATCGGCCGCGGGTGGTGAACTAGGCTTAGCTAATCCTGCTGTGCATTTTTTTAG AGGTTTAAGGCACAGAAATCTCTCTGCTATAAGACATGCAACGCAAAGAGGGTTACATCAACTACAACAACTTCATGGTGGACAAGGACCAGATCATGGAAGTCAAATAAAAGCAAAAGACGCTCCTTTAATGATTCAAGGCTTTAGAAGTAATCCTAAAGATCCAGAAAGTCacattttattttttgataTAGAAGCATTAATAG tACAATTACTTAGTGACGAATATGGAGCGATGTCACCAGGTTCTTTGGAGGCACACGGTCTAATTTCAACCTCTGAGTATCAAAAAGTTGCAGCACTTACGCAGTCTGCTAGTCCAGATGCACATAAAATAATTTCAG ACTTTTTCGGTCGCGTCAAGGATAAGGCAGGCGACGTTGAACGAATTTTAAAGGACAAGGATCGTCACG GTATATTGGCAAAAATGAAGGAGGGTGCAGAGAACGTACACACTAAAATTCAAGCCAAGGTGGAAAGCGTTGGCCTTAAGCCGTCGACTCTCGACGGTAAAG gTGATAACTGGAATAATAGTGATGGTGcgaaaaacaatttaaaacgaaatgGAGCTTTTAGCGAACCAAATGCAACTATGGAGGTTGCTCAACTTATATTGAGCCTATTACATGCTTGGGACATGGACCCAGACTTGGATCGTGTTTGTGAAGGAAAGCTGGGTTTACTAAGGCCCATAGTTCCTGTTTCATTTGGAGTATTGTCTAAAAgag GTTACATGTCATTACTATTACCAACTTGGCAAACGCAATTGGAACCAGTCGACGAACAAGGTTTACCAGTTGATTTAGTCATACGAGAAAGGCTTACCAGAGTATTTACGGCAAGAGCACACTGGGAGCTGTCTACCACATTAACCAGTAATCATTTATTGGCAGTAGTCGCTTTAGCGAATACATTAATGTCAATGAATAATGCAACATTTGTACCTGAACAAGAACGAAATCGAAAATTACATAG GCCGGGTAATAGATCGGCAGTAAATTGGAACAAAgcagaagaagaaaacgaagaaatgtatACAGTGCAACAGGCACAGATTAAACAAGGTTGGTCCCTTTTAGCAACATTACATTGCGTCCTTCTACCTGACAAAGTTGCTGCACAAGGTGGAGCAGAAACATTTAAACGGCCTCAAGTCGAAATGATGGCACGAAGGTGGCAACATCAATGTCTTGAG ATTCGCGAAGCCGCTCAAGCTTTATTACTCGCTGAACTAGGTAGAATGGGTCCAAAAGGAAGGAAAGCGCTTGTAGATAGTTGGTCGCAATATCTACCAATGTATAATACTCAAGAGCCTACTGCACCACAAGTACAGAACCAAAGCCCTCCAGCTTCTAGTAGTCCAGTTCCTCCATCTGAATCAcatcaagaagaagaagatgaagaggaAGAATTAGCAGAAG AAATAAACATAGCTAGAAAACCATCGAGCGCAGAAGGATTGCAACGAAAACAAAGGACAGCAGTTGTATTATTGGGTGTAATAGGAGCTGAATTTGGTCAAGATATTACTACGATGAATCAGAAAAGGGATAATGAACAAAGACGAAAGAGTTCGATCGTAGAAGGTTTTGGAATAGGAAATAATAATCTTGCTAGGCACACTAGTATGGCGCTCACGCATTTATTACACCCACCAGACTCTCCAAAATCACATGCACCAGATTCTCCAAAATTACATGCACCAGACTCTCCAAAATTACATACAGCATTACGAAGAGCGGCAATCGATCTCATTGGTAGAGGTTTCACTGTTTGGGAACCGTACCTTGACGTATCAAAA GTATTATTGGGACTATTGGAAATGTGTTGCGATGCTGATAAATTAGTACCAAGCATGACATATGGCCTTCCGCTTTCACCTCAAGCTGATACATGTCGTACAGCACGCCACGCTTTAACTCTAATAGCTACTGCCAGACCTGCGGCATTCATTACTACGATGGCGCGAGAAGTGGCTAGATATAATACATTGCAACAAAATGCGCAAACACTAAATGTAAATTTAGGTGCAAGCGTTCTAGCTAGGGCAAAACCAGAAATACTCAGAATTGTTGAACAGTTAATCGATAAAATGCAGAGTGAAATGAGTGATCTTTTAGTTGAG GTCATGGATATCATTTTACATTGTCTGGACCCAGGTCATCTGAAAACTAAGCCATTAAACGACGTATTTCCAGCAGTATGTAGATTTAATCAA GTAAGTCATTGTCCTGCAACTCGCAGAATAGCAGTAGGTAGTCGTAGCGGTCAACTCGCTCTTTATGAATTGCGAGGGAACGTTAAGTGTCAGACTGTACCTGCGCATATCGCACCTGTGACCGCACTAGCATTTTCACCCGAAGGCAAGTTCCTGGTTAGCTATTGTTGCGCGGAAAATAAATTGTCTTTCTGGCAG CAAACAAATAGCGGTATGTTCGGCCTAGGAAATTCACAGACACGCTGTGTCAAATCGTACAGTACTGCGCCCATTAACGATGTGGCGCGATTGAACCCTATGCGATTAGCTCGATTGATATGGATAAATAATCGAACGGTTACGTTAATGCTTGCTGATGGATCTGAAACACGGTTCAACGTATAA